A stretch of DNA from Hyalangium ruber:
GAAGAGGACTCCACGAAGACCGTATTTCTGGAAGCGACGAGCCAAGGCTCCGCAATCTACGGAGGGAATCGAACAAAGGGCAAGGAACGGGAAGGCCGTTCGCGCAGCGGGGCTGGAAGAATCCCGGAACCCCGTGGATTCTGGGGCACTGGGAGCGTAGGCCTGGCCCTACCCTGCCCTTGGAACCTACCTGGTATGACGCCTCCCACCCTACTTTTGACCGATCCCCTCTTCCTCAAGCACGAACCCGGCAGGCAGCATCCGGAGAGCCCGGCCCGGTTGCGGAGCATCCTCTCGGTGCTGGCGCGCAAGCCGGTGGCGGGCACGCAGGTGGGCCAGCCGCGCTCGGCCACGGAGCAGGAGCTGGCCTCGGTCCACACCCCCGAGCTGCGAAAGTACCTGCTGGGGCTGGCCGGAGAGCGCGCGGAGATCGACCCGGACACCCAGGCCTCCCCGGACACCTATGACGCGGCGGTGCTGGCCGCGGGGGCCGCGGTGCAGGCGGTGGAGGAGGTGATGTCGGGCCGGGCGAGCAACGCGTTCGCGCTGGTGCGTCCTCCGGGCCACCACGCCGAGCCCGGGCGAGCCATGGGCTTCTGCTTCTTCAACAACGTGGCCATCGCCGCCGAGGCGGCACGCCGGCACGGCGCCGAGCGGGTGCTGGTGCTGGACTGGGACGTCCACCACGGCAACGGCACCCAGGCGGCCTTCTGGGAGCGCCGGGACGTGCTCTACCAATCCGTCCACCAATACCCCTACTACCCGGGCACGGGAGCGCCGCACGAAGTGGGCGTCGGCGCGGGCGAGGGCTTCACCATCAACTGCGGCCTGCCGGGTGGCGCCTCGGACGCGGATTATGGGGCCCTCTTCCAGGAGCTGTTCCTGCCCATCGCGGACGCGTTCCGGCCCCAGCTCGTGCTGGTCTCCGCGGGCTTCGATCCCCACCGGCATGACCCGATTGGAGGAATGCTGCTCAGCGAGCGCGGCTTCGCGGCGATGTGCTCGGCGATGAAGGCGCTGGCCGACAGCCTGTGCGGAGGCCGCCTGGTACTGCTCCTGGAGGGGGGCTATTCCCTGGAGGGGCTCTCCCAGTCCGTGCATGCCTGTATCGAGGTGCTGGCGGGGCGGCGCGACTCCTTCCCCACCGGCGAGACCAGTTCGGACGCGATGCACGCGCTCGCGCTGAGCC
This window harbors:
- a CDS encoding histone deacetylase family protein; amino-acid sequence: MTPPTLLLTDPLFLKHEPGRQHPESPARLRSILSVLARKPVAGTQVGQPRSATEQELASVHTPELRKYLLGLAGERAEIDPDTQASPDTYDAAVLAAGAAVQAVEEVMSGRASNAFALVRPPGHHAEPGRAMGFCFFNNVAIAAEAARRHGAERVLVLDWDVHHGNGTQAAFWERRDVLYQSVHQYPYYPGTGAPHEVGVGAGEGFTINCGLPGGASDADYGALFQELFLPIADAFRPQLVLVSAGFDPHRHDPIGGMLLSERGFAAMCSAMKALADSLCGGRLVLLLEGGYSLEGLSQSVHACIEVLAGRRDSFPTGETSSDAMHALALSREALRPYWPAL